A window of the Oryzias melastigma strain HK-1 linkage group LG11, ASM292280v2, whole genome shotgun sequence genome harbors these coding sequences:
- the LOC112162705 gene encoding uncharacterized protein K02A2.6 (The sequence of the model RefSeq protein was modified relative to this genomic sequence to represent the inferred CDS: added 49 bases not found in genome assembly): MAGMIGHMDPFEESGEQWTTYIERFEHFVNANGIADAKKVPVLLSVLGPKTYGLLRSLIAPVKPGDMTYKDITDVLRNHFAPKPLVIAERFRFHKRNQEEGESVSQYVAVLKRVSEHCEFGAYLEDALRDRFVCGLKGETVQKRLLTEENLTFQKAVNMAVAAETVARDAQLLSGSLKVNAVISQKPTVKCRRCGKTNHAEDDCWYKDRDCHQCGNKGHIGRMCKSKSFSETAKKQKESKHVFKSKISKYKAKDKKRVYYVDANEGESEETESHTDEDLALNSVTSDKKYSRITVLPTVNGQEMEMELDTGAAVSLIPVGLYETKLKQVPMQSTDVVLKTYTGEPLAPEGVIKVKVRLNNQSATLPLYVVKVDAPPLFGREWLRAIRLNWKDLKSVLMVDQTEKDSLQSVLKRHAAVFSTDLGRLKGIKARVSLKHDCVPKFCPPRKVPYALRPKVEAELTRLVKQGVISPVDHSNWATPVVPVSKKDGSVRLCGDFKVTINPVLCVDKYPIPRIEDLFASLAGGQRFSKLDLSNAYMQMEVEEESKELLTISTEKGLFCFNRLPFGIASAPALFQKAMDQVLLGLPFTHCYLDDILVSGPDEATHLRALDAVLSRLEEYGLHVKQDKCLFFQDSVEYLGHIIDAAGLHKSPEKVRAIVEAPTPSNVGQLRSFLGMINYYGRFIPDLATVLKPLNAMLQKGQKWTWSKACESAFGKAKALLVSQDVLTHYNAELPLRLACDASPYGVGAVLSHVMPDGEEKPISFASRTLSKAEQNYAQLEREALGIVFGVRKFHQYLYGNKFTLLTDHRPLTSILSPLKSIPSMAAARMQRWALLLSAHEYTIEYRKGEAHANADGLSRLPLPDSKETKTDTVQVFYASQLETLPISSSEIRRETMSDPVLSRVMEMVATGCFPAARDAEELTHFLRRRDELTIQQGCLMWGSRVVVPHKFRSCVLQELHTAHPGVVRMKSLARSYVWWPNIDSQIELLVKSCNSCQQLQREPSLAPLHPWVWPSTPW, from the coding sequence ATGGCCGGAATGATTGGACACATGGATCCATTTGAAGAGTCCGGGGAGCAATGGACGACGTATATTGAGAGGTTTGAGCATTTTGTTAATGCTAATGGCATCGCGGACGCCAAGAAAGTCCCAGTGTTGCTGAGTGTGCTGGGTCCGAAGACGTACGGATTACTGCGCAGTTTGATTGCTCCAGTGAAGCCCGGCGACATGACGTATAAGGATATAACTGATGTTCTGCGGAATCATTTTGCGCCGAAACCGCTGGTGATTGCGGAGCGATTCAGATTCCACAAGCGAAACCAGGAGGAAGGAGAGTCGGTGTCGCAGTACGTAGCTGTTTTGAAAAGAGTTTCTGAACATTGTGAGTTTGGCGCGTATTTGGAGGACGCGCTGCGGGACAGATTCGTGTGCGGCCTGAAGGGGGAGACCGTGCAGAAGCGTCTGCTGACCGAAGAAAACCTGACTTTCCAGAAGGCTGTCAACATGGCGGTGGCAGCAGAGACAGTGGCACGGGATGCACAGCTGCTGAGTGGCTCGCTGAAAGTGAATGCAGTGATTTCCCAGAAACCAACGGTGAAGTGCAGAAGGTGTGGAAAAACAAACCATGCTGAGGATGACTGCTGGTACAAAGATCGTGACTGTCACCAGTGTGGAAATAAGGGTCACATTGGTCGGATGTGTAAGAGTAAAAGTTTTTCAGAAactgcaaagaaacaaaaagagagTAAGCAtgtgtttaaaagtaaaatttccaAGTACAAAGCTAAAGATAAGAAGAGAGTGTACTATGTTGATGCAAATGAAGGTGAAAGTGAAGAAACTGAAAGTCACACTGATGAAGATTTAGCATTGAACTCTGTTACCAGTGATAAGAAATACAGTCGGATCACTGTGTTGCCAACAGTAAATGGGCAAGAAATGGAGATGGAGCTGGACACCGGGGCTGCAGTGTCTTTGATTCCTGTGGGATTATATGAAACCAAACTGAAACAGGTGCCCATGCAGTCCACTGATGTAGTCCTAAAAACATACACAGGAGAGCCTCTTGCACCAGAGGGCGTCATTAAAGTGAAAGTAAGGTTAAATAACCAATCTGCAACCTTGCCGTTGTATGTCGTGAAGGTCGATGCTCCACCACTGTTTGGTAGAGAGTGGCTCAGAGCCATTAGACTGAACTGGAAAGATTTAAAGTCTGTGCTGATGGTGGATCAAACTGAGAAAGACAGCTTACAATCTGTATTAAAGAGACATGCTGCAGTTTTCTCTACCGATTTAGGCAGGTTGAAAGGAATTAAGGCTAGAGTGAGTCTTAAGCATGACTGTGTACCCAAGTTTTGCCCTCCACGTAAGGTGCCTTATGCTCTTCGACCAAAGGTGGAAGCAGAACTGACACGACTGGTTAAACAGGGAGTCATTTCTCCTGTCGATCACAGTAACTGGGCCACACCAGTGGTACCAGTCAGTAAGAAAGATGGCTCAGTGAGACTTTGCGGAGATTTTAAAGTCACCATCAATCCAGTTCTCTGCGTGGACAAATACCCAATTCCACGGATTGAGGATTTGTTTGCATCATTGGCTGGAGGCCAACGCTTCAGCAAACTGGATCTGTCAAATGCTTACATGCAGATGGAAGTGGAGGAGGAGTCGAAAGAGCTGCTGaccatttcaacagaaaaagggtTGTTCTGTTTCAACCGTTTGCCGTTTGGAATTGCTTCGGCGCCCGCGTTGTTTCAGAAAGCCATGGATCAGGTGCTCTTGGGGCTTCCTTTTACCCACTGTTACTTAGATGATATTTTGGTCAGTGGACCAGATGAAGCGACTCATCTGAGAGCATTGGATGCAGTGTTGAGTAGGTTAGAGGAGTATGGTTTGCATGTAAAGCaggacaaatgtttgtttttccaggaCTCGGTGGAGTACCTGGGACATATTATCGATGCTGCAGGGCTCCACAAATCACCCGAAAAAGTGCGTGCTATTGTGGAGGCACCTACACCCAGCAACGTGGGGCAGCTTCGTTCATTTTTAGGAATGATTAACTACTACGGACGTTTCATTCCTGACCTTGCTACGGTTCTGAAACCTCTAAATGCCATGCTACAAAAGGGTCAAAAATGGACTTGGTCAAAAGCGTGTGAGTCAGCATTTGGAAAAGCGAAGGCACTGCTGGTTTCGCAGGATGTGTTAACGCACTACAATGCTGAGCTTCCGCTTCGTTTGGCATGTGATGCTTCACCTTACGGTGTGGGGGCGGTGCTCTCACATGTGATGCCAGATGGTGAAGAAAAGCCTATATCATTCGCTTCCAGAACGTTAAGCAAGGCAGAGCAAAATTATGCGCAGCTGGAGAGGGAGGCTCTGGGGATAGTTTTTGGGGTCCGTAAGTTTCATCAGTACCTGTATGGTAACAAGTTCACTCTGCTTACGGATCACCGGCCTCTGACTTCTATTCTGAGTCCTCTGAAAAGCATTCCATCAATGGCTGCAGCTAGAATGCAACGTTGGGCCTTGTTGTTGTCAGCGCATGAGTACACCATTGAGTACCGCAAAGGAGAGGCTCATGCTAATGCGGATGGTCTATCCCGATTGCCCCTCCCAGACTCAAAAGAAACGAAGACAGACACAGTTCAGGTGTTCTATGCATCTCAGTTAGAAACTCTGCCTATTAGCAGCTCTGAGATTAGGCGGGAGACCATGTCTGACCCTGTCCTGTCTAGAGTGATGGAGATGGTTGCAACAGGATGTTTTCCTGCTGCCAGAGATGCTGAGGAGTTGACACATTTTCTGCGGCGTAGGGATGAGCTCACAATACAACAGGGATGTCTGATGTGGGGTAGTCGTGTTGTGGTGCCGCACAAGTTTCGTTCATGtgtgctgcaggagctgcacaCCGCTCACCCTGGTGTGGTGAGAATGAAAAGTCTAGCTCGAAGTTATGTGTGGTGGCCTAACATTGATTCCCAGATCGAACTGCTGGTGAAATCTTGTAATTCCTGTCAGCAGTTACAGAGAGAGC